A genomic segment from Geitlerinema sp. PCC 7407 encodes:
- the lepB gene encoding signal peptidase I — translation MTVEPKDVAKAPWWERLWRSQRENVQILAIALTLALVIRFFIAEPRFIPSDSMRPTLLIGDRLVVEKVSYRLHPPQAGDIIVFEPPALLQAAGYEADQAFIKRVIGQAGQRIEVRDGTVYRNGQPLQEPYIAEPPLYALPPVIVPEHTLFVMGDNRNNSNDSHVWGFLPETNVIGRAWLRFWPLDRLGPV, via the coding sequence ATGACCGTTGAGCCCAAGGATGTCGCCAAAGCTCCCTGGTGGGAGCGCCTGTGGCGATCGCAGCGCGAAAATGTTCAAATTCTAGCCATCGCCTTGACCCTGGCTTTGGTTATTCGCTTCTTTATCGCAGAGCCGCGCTTCATTCCCTCCGACTCCATGCGGCCGACCCTACTGATCGGCGATCGCCTCGTCGTCGAAAAAGTCTCCTACCGCCTACACCCGCCCCAGGCCGGCGATATTATCGTTTTCGAGCCGCCGGCCCTGCTGCAAGCCGCTGGCTACGAAGCCGACCAAGCCTTTATCAAGCGCGTGATCGGTCAGGCGGGCCAGCGCATCGAAGTCCGCGACGGCACCGTCTACCGCAACGGGCAGCCCCTGCAAGAGCCCTACATTGCCGAGCCGCCCCTCTATGCGCTGCCGCCGGTGATCGTGCCCGAGCACACCCTCTTTGTCATGGGCGACAACCGCAACAACAGCAATGATTCCCACGTGTGGGGCTTCTTGCCCGAGACCAACGTGATCGGCCGCGCGTGGCTGCGCTTTTGGCCCCTCGATCGCCTCGGTCCTGTCTAG
- the ctpC gene encoding carboxyl-terminal processing protease CtpC gives MAITKTRLVIGTTAVMVAAVTITGAGLHLSRGQAFFRESPKELVDEVWQIIDRSYVDATFNQVDWRSVRTDYLNRSYTSKEDAYKAVREMLEKLEDPYTRFMDPTEFKNMQIDTSGELTGVGIQLAQDEETKNLVVISPIEDTPAFEAGIQSKDVIVKIDGKSTEGMDVNQAVNLIRGPVGSTVTLTIRREGQQETDYPLKRARIEIHPVRYTYRKEPFGGLGYIRLTQFSSNAASEMREAIRDLEKQNVSGYVLDLRSNPGGLLYSSVEIARMWLSEGGIVSTVSRTGETDRERANRPALTDRPLVVLVDGGSASASEILSGALQDNERAVLVGTKTFGKGLVQSVRPLGDGSGLAVTIAKYLTPKGRDINKAGIVPDIVVEMSEEKREELSENRDRIGTAQDPQYVKALEVLGQRLTATEEPKTESMTAR, from the coding sequence ATGGCAATTACCAAAACTCGGCTCGTTATCGGGACAACGGCAGTCATGGTTGCGGCTGTCACGATTACCGGGGCTGGGCTTCACCTCTCGCGAGGGCAAGCATTTTTTCGCGAGAGCCCCAAGGAATTGGTGGATGAAGTATGGCAAATTATTGACCGCAGCTATGTCGATGCCACGTTCAACCAGGTGGACTGGCGATCGGTGCGCACAGACTATCTCAATCGCTCCTACACCAGCAAAGAGGACGCCTACAAGGCTGTCCGGGAGATGCTAGAAAAGCTCGAGGATCCCTACACGCGCTTCATGGATCCGACCGAGTTCAAGAATATGCAGATCGACACCTCCGGTGAGCTGACGGGGGTGGGCATTCAGCTGGCGCAGGATGAGGAAACCAAAAATCTGGTGGTGATCTCGCCCATCGAGGATACGCCGGCCTTTGAGGCGGGGATCCAGTCGAAGGACGTCATTGTCAAAATTGACGGCAAGAGCACGGAAGGGATGGACGTGAATCAGGCGGTGAATCTGATTCGCGGGCCGGTGGGATCGACGGTGACGCTGACGATCCGCCGGGAGGGCCAGCAGGAGACGGACTATCCGCTCAAGCGGGCGCGGATCGAGATTCATCCGGTGCGCTACACCTACCGGAAGGAGCCCTTTGGCGGTCTGGGCTATATTCGCCTGACCCAGTTCAGCTCCAATGCGGCGTCGGAGATGCGGGAGGCGATTCGCGACCTCGAGAAGCAGAACGTGTCGGGCTATGTCCTGGATCTGCGATCGAATCCAGGGGGGCTGCTCTACTCCAGCGTGGAGATCGCGCGGATGTGGCTGAGCGAGGGAGGCATTGTGTCGACGGTGAGCCGGACGGGCGAAACGGACCGCGAGCGAGCCAATCGACCGGCCCTGACGGACCGGCCGCTGGTGGTGCTGGTAGACGGTGGCTCGGCCAGTGCGAGCGAGATTTTGTCAGGCGCCCTGCAAGATAATGAGCGGGCGGTGCTGGTGGGGACGAAGACCTTTGGTAAGGGGCTGGTGCAGTCGGTGCGGCCCCTGGGAGACGGCTCGGGGCTGGCGGTGACGATCGCGAAGTACCTGACCCCGAAGGGCCGCGACATTAACAAGGCGGGTATTGTGCCGGATATCGTGGTGGAGATGTCCGAGGAGAAGCGCGAGGAGCTGTCGGAAAACCGCGATCGCATTGGAACGGCGCAAGATCCGCAGTATGTAAAAGCCCTAGAGGTTTTGGGCCAGCGGCTAACGGCGACAGAAGAGCCGAAAACCGAGTCGATGACGGCGCGCTAG
- the nblB gene encoding phycobilisome degradation protein NblB: MTITPESVQQLLRSEDFGDRLRAVNQIRNLEPAIAFPLLQEAAADSSARVRYAAVSQIASTGQANIEVAYELLRDRLLHDSEVDVQSAAADAIGALHISDALPILTEVYHETPEWLLRFSIVAALGELGDRRALPILEDALQNGNELTQTAAISALGELGDPDTVPLIIPRATDPDWQVRYRVAQALGALGGDAARATLETLAQDEIEQVAQTARDGLSR, from the coding sequence ATGACTATTACCCCCGAATCGGTTCAGCAGCTTCTGCGCTCTGAGGACTTTGGCGATCGCCTGCGCGCCGTCAACCAAATCCGCAACCTCGAGCCCGCCATCGCCTTTCCCCTCTTGCAGGAAGCCGCAGCCGACAGCAGCGCCCGGGTGCGCTACGCTGCGGTGAGCCAAATCGCCAGCACCGGCCAAGCCAATATCGAAGTCGCCTACGAGCTGCTGCGCGATCGCCTGCTCCACGACAGCGAAGTCGATGTCCAGTCCGCCGCCGCTGACGCCATTGGCGCGCTCCACATCTCCGACGCCCTGCCCATCCTGACGGAGGTCTACCACGAAACCCCCGAATGGCTGCTGCGCTTTAGCATCGTGGCGGCCCTCGGAGAACTGGGCGATCGCCGAGCCCTGCCCATCCTCGAAGACGCCCTCCAAAACGGCAACGAACTCACCCAAACCGCCGCCATCAGCGCCCTGGGCGAGCTAGGAGACCCCGACACCGTTCCCCTGATCATCCCCCGGGCAACCGACCCCGACTGGCAAGTCCGCTACCGAGTCGCCCAGGCCCTCGGTGCCCTCGGCGGGGACGCCGCCCGCGCCACCCTCGAGACCCTCGCCCAAGACGAAATCGAGCAGGTCGCCCAAACCGCCCGCGACGGCCTCTCTCGGTAG
- the ispG gene encoding (E)-4-hydroxy-3-methylbut-2-enyl-diphosphate synthase, with the protein MQTLPNPSATPTPADALTDTTIHRRKTRPVPVGSVTIGGGHPVAVQSMINEDTLDVDGSVAAIRRLHEAGCEIVRVTVPSMAHAKALAVIKQKLADTYQPVPLVADVHHNGMKIALEVAKHVDKVRINPGLYVFENRKSGSGAYTQAEFEEIGQKIRETLEPLVVSLRDQGKSMRIGVNHGSLAERMLFTYGDTPEGMVESALEFIRICESLDYRNLVISMKASRVPVMLAAYRLMAKRMDELGMDYPLHLGVTEAGDGEYGRIKSTAGIATLLAEGIGDTIRVSLTEAPEKEIPVCYSILQALGLRKTMVEYVACPSCGRTLFNLEEVLHKVRAATNHLTGLDIAVMGCIVNGPGEMADADYGYVGKTPGYIALYRGRDEIKRVPEDQGVQELINLIKADGRWVDP; encoded by the coding sequence ATGCAGACTCTGCCGAACCCCTCTGCCACCCCGACCCCAGCCGACGCCCTCACCGACACCACCATCCATCGCCGCAAGACGCGCCCCGTCCCCGTCGGCAGCGTCACCATCGGTGGAGGCCATCCAGTGGCTGTGCAGTCCATGATCAACGAGGACACCCTCGACGTCGACGGCTCCGTCGCCGCCATTCGGCGGCTCCACGAAGCCGGCTGCGAGATCGTCCGGGTCACCGTTCCCAGCATGGCCCACGCCAAAGCCCTGGCCGTCATCAAGCAAAAGCTTGCTGACACCTATCAGCCCGTGCCCCTGGTGGCCGACGTGCACCACAACGGCATGAAAATTGCCCTCGAAGTGGCCAAGCACGTCGACAAAGTGCGCATCAATCCCGGCCTCTACGTCTTCGAAAACCGCAAATCTGGCAGCGGCGCCTACACCCAGGCAGAGTTTGAAGAAATCGGCCAAAAAATCCGCGAAACCCTAGAGCCCCTGGTCGTCTCGCTGCGAGACCAGGGCAAATCCATGCGCATCGGCGTCAACCACGGCTCCCTGGCCGAGCGGATGCTCTTCACCTACGGCGACACCCCCGAAGGCATGGTCGAGTCGGCGCTGGAGTTCATTCGGATCTGTGAGTCCCTTGACTACCGCAACCTCGTCATCTCCATGAAAGCGTCGCGGGTGCCCGTGATGCTGGCCGCCTACCGCCTGATGGCCAAGCGCATGGACGAGCTCGGCATGGACTATCCTCTGCACCTGGGCGTCACCGAAGCCGGAGATGGCGAATACGGCCGCATCAAGTCCACCGCTGGCATCGCAACCCTGCTGGCCGAGGGCATCGGCGACACCATCCGGGTCTCCCTCACCGAAGCGCCCGAAAAAGAAATTCCCGTGTGCTACAGCATCTTGCAGGCCCTCGGCCTCCGCAAGACCATGGTGGAGTACGTGGCCTGCCCGTCCTGCGGCCGCACCCTCTTCAATCTAGAGGAAGTGCTCCACAAGGTCCGCGCCGCAACCAATCACCTCACCGGTCTCGACATTGCGGTGATGGGCTGCATCGTCAATGGCCCTGGCGAGATGGCCGATGCAGACTACGGCTACGTCGGCAAAACGCCGGGATACATTGCGCTGTACCGCGGCCGTGATGAAATCAAGCGCGTCCCCGAAGATCAAGGGGTGCAGGAGCTGATCAATCTGATCAAGGCCGATGGCCGCTGGGTTGACCCCTAG
- a CDS encoding ferredoxin--NADP reductase, producing the protein MLSPVILRPPVVMDAIATVTASQFVTPTIKTIRLRLHVPEFRFLPGQAVWPRFTREGRTFSKIYSMASSPDLCPDLDLCVSRVGWSSAYLQDLPVGQDISLRGPYGLLTLDRLPDRPVLYVAEGSGIAPLKSHLDWLSGQGHRLPVALVQANPETPDCLPYADHWQALGDRWPAFRYYPVTQGTLENVLAQVPWDWPGGTVYLCGVGDRVEALQMALLGLGVAADRLRSEKFFAF; encoded by the coding sequence ATGCTCAGCCCGGTTATTTTGCGTCCGCCGGTGGTGATGGACGCGATCGCCACTGTCACCGCCTCCCAGTTTGTCACCCCGACGATCAAGACCATTCGGCTCCGCCTCCATGTCCCGGAGTTTCGCTTCTTGCCGGGGCAGGCGGTCTGGCCTCGCTTTACCCGAGAGGGCCGCACCTTCTCCAAAATTTACTCTATGGCTTCCAGTCCGGACCTCTGTCCGGATTTGGATTTGTGCGTGTCGCGGGTTGGCTGGAGCTCGGCCTATCTCCAAGATTTGCCCGTGGGCCAAGACATTTCGCTGCGCGGCCCCTACGGCCTCCTGACCCTCGATCGCCTGCCCGATCGCCCGGTGCTCTACGTGGCCGAAGGGTCGGGCATCGCGCCGCTCAAAAGCCATCTGGACTGGCTCTCTGGTCAGGGCCATCGTCTGCCGGTGGCCCTGGTGCAGGCCAACCCGGAGACCCCAGACTGCCTGCCCTACGCAGACCATTGGCAGGCTCTGGGCGATCGCTGGCCGGCCTTTCGCTACTATCCGGTCACCCAGGGAACCCTGGAGAATGTGCTGGCCCAGGTGCCCTGGGACTGGCCTGGCGGGACTGTGTACCTGTGCGGGGTGGGCGATCGCGTGGAAGCCTTGCAGATGGCCCTGCTGGGCCTGGGCGTGGCCGCCGATCGCCTGCGCAGCGAGAAATTTTTCGCTTTTTGA
- a CDS encoding PEP-CTERM sorting domain-containing protein, producing MNLKRTSVCLGMVAGSLLTMASAPAEAATLFDNSGIQFDKNTLMDFDFLGSQGKFKSTFGVYEVIDGVLGSFSALFSETQRSDDGSTNDWEGTCPTTVPNCKASFEFLAGKTYTFGLRSTGSDGTVYSTNALNTAFGGTQQAKFTGSSLSQGIAIAFDDRGNDNDMDFNDFRVNASVPEPATVLGLGLVGGAIAVSRRRKARNA from the coding sequence ATGAACCTTAAGCGCACTTCAGTTTGTTTGGGCATGGTGGCAGGCAGCCTGCTGACCATGGCCTCTGCTCCTGCCGAAGCGGCTACGCTGTTTGACAATAGCGGTATTCAGTTCGACAAAAATACTTTGATGGATTTTGACTTCCTGGGCTCCCAGGGTAAGTTTAAGTCCACCTTTGGCGTGTATGAAGTGATCGATGGCGTGCTGGGCAGCTTCAGCGCGCTCTTTAGCGAGACTCAGCGATCGGATGACGGCTCGACCAATGACTGGGAAGGCACCTGCCCGACGACTGTGCCCAACTGCAAAGCGTCCTTCGAGTTTCTGGCGGGCAAGACCTACACCTTTGGCCTTAGAAGCACCGGCAGCGACGGTACTGTGTACTCGACCAATGCTCTGAATACGGCTTTTGGCGGTACGCAGCAAGCGAAGTTCACGGGCTCTAGCCTGTCTCAGGGCATTGCGATCGCCTTTGACGATCGCGGCAACGACAACGACATGGACTTCAATGACTTCCGGGTCAATGCGTCTGTGCCGGAGCCTGCGACGGTGCTGGGTCTGGGTCTGGTGGGTGGCGCGATCGCCGTTTCTCGTCGCCGGAAGGCTCGCAACGCCTAG
- a CDS encoding recombinase family protein — protein sequence MKILAYLYNDPLLDAPADPTEWGWDVDRVYQDMGVAGGRTARRDERPQLQQLLEDCQGEPGVYLLVRRLEDLGESVESVGDRLRQLSQLGIQVIALDDDPQVHTLQQWQDLQALQRSRQIRRGHARNRVKALPPPGKAPFGYRRGKDRYVIDRAAAPLVKEFFDHFLLYGSLRGAVRYLEKKYGKKISASTGQRWLTHPVYRGDLAYANGDIVPETHAPILAREEAAQVDRLLRRNRRLAPRTASAPRSLAGLVRCQSCESPMTVTRVTARRQPGEYLYLRPQACPHRPKCRALPYGEVLDQTIRAICQTLPPATAAANVPGLDAAKAQIEGAIARQQTVLQQIPDLLAQGIFDASTAELRAYTLRTEVAALQAQLAQLPPVNLRAIAQTVSIPQFWLDLSEAERRFFFREFLRHIDIVRPAAAPWHIELQFIF from the coding sequence ATGAAAATCCTGGCGTATCTTTACAACGATCCGCTTTTGGACGCTCCGGCGGACCCGACCGAGTGGGGCTGGGACGTGGATCGGGTTTACCAAGACATGGGCGTGGCGGGGGGCCGGACGGCTCGGCGCGACGAGCGGCCCCAGCTACAGCAGCTTTTGGAGGACTGTCAGGGAGAGCCTGGAGTTTATCTGCTGGTGCGCCGCCTGGAGGATCTGGGGGAGTCGGTGGAGTCGGTGGGCGATCGCCTGCGGCAGCTAAGTCAGCTGGGGATCCAGGTCATCGCCCTCGATGACGATCCCCAGGTCCACACCCTCCAGCAGTGGCAAGATCTCCAAGCGCTCCAGCGCAGCCGCCAGATCCGGCGCGGCCACGCCCGCAACCGCGTCAAGGCGCTGCCGCCCCCCGGCAAGGCCCCCTTCGGCTATCGGCGGGGCAAGGACCGCTACGTGATCGATCGCGCGGCGGCCCCCTTGGTCAAAGAGTTTTTTGACCACTTTTTGCTCTATGGCTCTCTGCGGGGAGCGGTGCGCTACCTCGAAAAGAAGTACGGCAAGAAAATTTCGGCCTCGACGGGCCAGCGCTGGCTGACCCACCCGGTTTACCGGGGCGACTTGGCCTACGCCAATGGGGACATCGTGCCGGAGACCCACGCGCCGATCCTGGCGCGGGAGGAGGCTGCCCAGGTGGATCGGCTGCTGCGCCGCAACCGCCGCCTGGCCCCCCGCACCGCCAGTGCCCCGCGATCGCTGGCAGGATTGGTGCGCTGCCAGAGTTGCGAGTCTCCCATGACCGTCACCCGCGTCACCGCGCGCCGCCAGCCCGGCGAGTATCTGTATCTGCGGCCCCAGGCCTGCCCGCACCGCCCCAAGTGCCGCGCCCTGCCCTACGGTGAGGTTCTCGACCAGACGATTCGGGCCATTTGCCAAACGCTGCCCCCGGCCACCGCCGCCGCCAATGTGCCGGGCCTCGACGCCGCCAAGGCGCAGATCGAAGGAGCGATCGCCCGCCAGCAGACGGTTTTGCAGCAGATCCCGGATCTGCTGGCCCAGGGCATTTTCGATGCGTCCACTGCCGAGCTGCGCGCCTACACCCTGCGCACCGAAGTTGCCGCCTTGCAGGCCCAGCTAGCGCAGCTGCCGCCGGTCAACCTGCGGGCGATCGCCCAGACCGTCTCGATTCCCCAGTTCTGGCTCGACCTCTCCGAGGCAGAGCGCCGCTTCTTTTTTCGGGAGTTCCTGCGCCACATCGACATCGTGCGGCCCGCCGCAGCCCCGTGGCACATCGAGCTACAGTTTATTTTCTAG
- the miaB gene encoding tRNA (N6-isopentenyl adenosine(37)-C2)-methylthiotransferase MiaB produces the protein MNNPSRRYHITTFGCQMNKADSERMAGILEEMGFEFSEDPNDASVILYNTCTIRDNAEQKVYSYLGRQARRKHDDPNLTLIVAGCVAQQEGEALLRRVPELDLVMGPQHANRLKDLLEQVFDGNQVVATEPIQIVEDITKPRRDSTVTAWVNVIYGCNERCTYCVVPGVRGLEQSRTPEAIRAEMEALSRQGYKEVTLLGQNIDAYGRDLPGATPEGRHQHTLTDLLYFVHDVPGIERIRFATSHPRYFTERLIRACAELPKVCEHFHIPFQSGDNDVLKAMARGYTVEKYRRIIQMIREYMPDASISADAIVGFPGETEEQFENTLKLVDDIGFDLLNTAAYSPRPGTPAATWEGQLSEEVKADRLQRLNHLVSVKAAERSLRYQDRIEEVLVEDQNPKDPSQVMGRTRGNRLTFFAGDIQELRGQVVKVKITEVRAFSLTGESLLVTA, from the coding sequence ATGAACAACCCTTCTCGCCGCTATCACATCACCACCTTCGGCTGCCAGATGAACAAAGCCGACTCCGAGCGCATGGCCGGCATTTTGGAGGAGATGGGGTTTGAATTTTCTGAAGACCCCAACGATGCAAGCGTCATTCTTTACAACACCTGCACCATTCGCGACAACGCCGAGCAAAAGGTGTACTCCTACCTCGGGCGTCAGGCCCGCCGCAAGCACGACGACCCGAACTTGACGCTGATCGTGGCGGGGTGCGTCGCTCAACAAGAAGGCGAAGCGCTCCTGCGGCGGGTGCCCGAGCTGGACCTGGTGATGGGGCCTCAGCACGCCAACCGCCTGAAAGACTTGCTAGAGCAGGTCTTTGACGGCAATCAGGTGGTCGCTACCGAGCCGATCCAGATTGTCGAAGACATCACCAAGCCCCGGCGCGACAGCACCGTCACCGCCTGGGTCAACGTGATCTACGGCTGCAACGAGCGCTGCACCTACTGCGTCGTGCCCGGCGTCCGCGGCCTGGAGCAGTCTCGCACCCCCGAAGCCATCCGGGCCGAAATGGAGGCGCTGAGCCGTCAGGGCTACAAAGAGGTGACGCTCCTAGGCCAAAACATCGATGCCTACGGCCGCGACCTGCCGGGAGCCACGCCGGAAGGGCGACACCAGCACACCCTCACGGATTTGCTGTACTTCGTGCATGATGTGCCGGGCATCGAGCGCATCCGCTTTGCGACCAGCCATCCGCGCTACTTCACCGAGCGCCTGATCCGGGCCTGCGCAGAGCTGCCCAAGGTGTGTGAGCACTTCCACATTCCCTTCCAGTCCGGCGACAATGACGTGCTCAAGGCGATGGCGCGGGGCTACACGGTGGAGAAATACCGCCGGATCATCCAGATGATTCGGGAGTACATGCCCGACGCGTCCATCAGCGCTGACGCCATTGTGGGCTTCCCGGGAGAAACCGAAGAGCAGTTTGAAAATACTCTCAAGCTGGTGGATGACATTGGCTTTGATTTGCTGAACACGGCGGCCTACTCGCCCCGCCCGGGCACCCCTGCCGCCACCTGGGAGGGTCAGCTCAGCGAAGAGGTCAAAGCCGATCGCCTCCAGCGCCTCAATCACCTAGTGTCGGTCAAGGCCGCCGAGCGATCGCTGCGCTACCAGGACCGCATCGAAGAAGTCTTGGTCGAAGACCAAAATCCCAAGGATCCCAGCCAGGTCATGGGCCGCACCCGTGGCAACCGGCTGACCTTCTTCGCGGGCGACATCCAGGAGCTGCGCGGCCAGGTGGTGAAGGTCAAGATTACCGAGGTGCGCGCCTTTAGCCTGACGGGCGAAAGCTTGCTCGTCACTGCCTAG
- a CDS encoding ComEA family DNA-binding protein — translation MTMFNWLNALTEGGAALPTRSLRWRLLNDPYYRMQSLAEVAIAAELGLRLDVNQATVDDWLKLPGLSIRQARLLVELSQSGISFYCIEDLAAALSVPASQLRPLEPVLRFCYYDAEGLETQPLLNPNYASAQQLRRVPGIDGFLADTIVRQRTARGPFRNLADFQQRLDLPSPQTAQLMHYLCFR, via the coding sequence ATGACGATGTTCAACTGGCTGAATGCACTGACGGAGGGGGGCGCGGCCCTGCCGACACGATCGCTGCGATGGCGACTGCTCAACGATCCGTACTACCGGATGCAGTCCCTGGCAGAGGTGGCGATCGCTGCTGAGCTGGGCCTGCGCCTCGACGTCAATCAGGCCACGGTGGACGACTGGCTCAAGCTGCCGGGGCTTTCGATCCGGCAGGCTCGTCTCCTGGTCGAGCTGTCCCAGTCCGGCATCTCCTTCTACTGCATCGAGGATCTAGCGGCAGCGCTGTCGGTCCCCGCCTCCCAGCTAAGGCCCCTAGAGCCCGTCCTGCGCTTTTGCTACTACGACGCCGAGGGCCTGGAGACCCAGCCCCTCCTGAACCCCAACTACGCCTCAGCGCAGCAGCTGCGCCGGGTTCCGGGCATCGATGGGTTTCTGGCGGACACCATCGTGCGGCAGCGCACCGCCCGAGGTCCTTTTCGAAATCTGGCAGATTTTCAGCAGCGGCTCGATCTACCGAGCCCGCAGACGGCGCAGCTCATGCACTATCTCTGCTTTCGCTAG
- a CDS encoding S-layer homology domain-containing protein, with translation MHQNLLALLWKTTLLTSLLAIAASLPGVANAANPASTAASETVATEKPVEMLLADDHSGDDSDDSMNDMDDMDDMNSDDDMDADASLPDAVATAVIESIAETENIEVSSLRILEAQQQNWPNGCLGLEAAGVGCTQAIVPGWIVVATNSEQVWVYRTNATGSNVAYDEAVSQTVRTRIVRTTETRTSTSSSTSGSSTAVAGSSSSSSTTVSGSSSSTSGSMSSGSTTSSSSSSSATISASQLEAMASRISFSDVSSNYWARGFITRLAALEIIRGFPDGSYRPAEAVTRAQFAAMINKAFERTMVREAVSFSDVSSSYWAYSAIRRAYSMGFLNASGGSFNPTARLTRLDILVSLARGLGYTSVTTSRSVDSILSVYSDAASIPSEYRVLIAALTERGLMVNYPNTNRLELTRVATRSETAAYLYQSLVSINRVEAISSSYIVNSVSGSMTNTSTDMEMEADDDMEMEMETDDDMEMEGGKKKPNCNQGIGNGAEGCDPGNSAPRGGSNDETGRTPGSGKP, from the coding sequence ATGCATCAAAATCTTCTCGCGCTTTTGTGGAAGACGACCCTCTTAACCAGTTTGCTTGCGATCGCCGCTTCTCTGCCAGGGGTTGCAAATGCTGCAAATCCCGCGTCCACGGCAGCCAGCGAAACCGTCGCCACCGAAAAGCCCGTCGAAATGCTCCTCGCTGACGATCACTCCGGTGATGATAGCGACGACAGCATGAACGACATGGATGACATGGACGACATGAACAGCGATGACGACATGGATGCTGACGCATCTCTGCCGGACGCTGTCGCCACTGCCGTCATTGAGTCGATCGCCGAAACCGAGAACATCGAAGTTTCCAGCCTCCGGATTCTAGAAGCCCAGCAGCAGAACTGGCCGAATGGCTGCCTCGGTCTCGAAGCCGCAGGAGTCGGCTGCACCCAGGCAATTGTTCCTGGCTGGATCGTCGTCGCCACCAACAGCGAGCAAGTGTGGGTCTATCGCACCAACGCCACCGGCAGCAATGTTGCCTACGATGAGGCCGTTTCTCAGACGGTGCGCACCCGCATCGTCCGCACCACCGAAACTCGCACCTCCACCAGCTCCAGCACCTCTGGCAGCTCCACCGCAGTCGCAGGTTCTAGCAGCTCCAGCAGCACCACTGTCTCTGGATCTTCTAGCAGCACCAGCGGCAGCATGAGCAGCGGCAGCACGACCAGCAGCAGCAGCAGCTCTAGCGCCACCATCTCGGCTAGCCAGCTAGAAGCGATGGCATCGCGCATCAGCTTCTCGGACGTCAGCAGCAACTACTGGGCCCGAGGCTTCATTACGCGTCTGGCAGCCCTCGAAATCATTCGTGGCTTCCCCGATGGCAGCTACCGTCCCGCCGAAGCGGTTACCCGCGCTCAGTTTGCGGCCATGATCAACAAGGCCTTCGAGCGTACCATGGTGCGCGAAGCGGTGAGCTTTAGCGACGTGTCCAGCAGCTACTGGGCCTACAGCGCGATCCGTCGTGCTTACTCCATGGGCTTCCTCAACGCCAGCGGCGGCAGCTTCAACCCGACAGCTCGCCTGACCCGCCTGGATATTCTGGTTTCCCTGGCTCGCGGCCTGGGCTACACCAGCGTCACCACCAGCCGCTCTGTCGATAGCATTCTGAGCGTCTACAGCGACGCAGCCAGCATCCCCAGCGAGTACCGCGTTCTGATTGCGGCGCTGACGGAGCGGGGCCTCATGGTGAACTATCCCAACACCAACCGCCTGGAGCTGACTCGCGTGGCGACCCGCTCCGAAACAGCGGCCTACCTGTACCAGTCCCTGGTCAGCATCAACCGCGTGGAAGCCATCTCGTCTTCCTACATCGTGAACTCTGTGTCTGGCTCCATGACCAACACCTCCACCGATATGGAGATGGAAGCGGATGACGACATGGAAATGGAAATGGAGACGGATGACGACATGGAAATGGAGGGCGGCAAGAAAAAGCCCAACTGCAACCAGGGCATCGGGAACGGTGCTGAGGGATGCGATCCCGGCAACTCCGCACCTCGGGGCGGCAGCAACGACGAAACCGGCCGGACTCCTGGCAGCGGCAAGCCGTAA
- a CDS encoding SHOCT domain-containing protein gives MLGRPKNRKVATVLALIGVLVPGLHKFYLGQPLWGIAYLALAWNTPISRVASLVEAIWYLAQNEAEFDLNFNTDPATIGDDWSVPAVEKSDWSVPMVRPKAPPPDVRAIADAMRQLDQLREDGLISEYEFEQKRRQLLDRIA, from the coding sequence ATGCTAGGTCGACCAAAAAATCGCAAGGTTGCTACGGTGCTGGCGCTGATCGGGGTGCTGGTGCCGGGGCTGCACAAGTTTTATTTGGGGCAGCCGCTGTGGGGGATTGCCTATCTGGCGCTGGCCTGGAATACGCCGATCTCGCGGGTGGCAAGCCTGGTGGAGGCGATTTGGTATCTGGCCCAAAACGAGGCGGAGTTTGACCTAAACTTCAACACAGACCCGGCGACCATTGGGGATGATTGGTCGGTGCCAGCGGTGGAGAAGAGCGACTGGTCGGTGCCGATGGTGCGCCCGAAGGCGCCGCCGCCGGATGTGCGGGCGATCGCCGATGCCATGCGTCAGCTCGATCAGCTCCGAGAAGATGGGCTAATCTCGGAATATGAGTTTGAACAAAAGCGCCGTCAATTGCTCGATCGCATCGCCTAG